One Anatilimnocola floriformis genomic window, ACGAATTCGGAGTCGTCGGCGGGGGCAGCCAGCTCACCGCCGGCTGCGGCTTCGATGGCGGCATCAATGCGCTGATGGAGCGAATCCTGCGCGGCAACGATCGCCGAACAGCAAATGACCAAACCAATAGCCAGCGAACGGCAACAAACCAGGACGGGCATGGGAGGGACCTCGGCCAGGCAATCAAGGCGGGATTTTTGGCGGGCTCGCATCAACTGCGACAGATGCCAGTCTAATGAATCTCGTCGGCTGGGGGAAAGAAGAATCTGGTGAAAAAGGTGGGGAACGGGCTAGGAGCTGAGAACTAGGGGCTGGGGAGGCAGAAAAAGCAAAAAATCTCTGAAAGGTCCATCCCCGGCAGTACATTACATGTAAGCGTCTTTCCTTCTGGATTCTGACTTCTCACTTCCGCCTTTCCCCGATGGCCGCGACCACTTCACATCCGACCGCCGCAGCGCTGCTCGCCTATGGGCAGGGGCGGCTTTCGCCGGGGGAGATGTCGGCCATCGAAACGCATCTGGCCGGGTGCGACAGCTGCTGCGAACTGCTGGCCGCGACGCCCGACGACACGCTGATGATTCGGGCTCGCGAAGCGGCGACCAGCGGCTTTCGGGCTCATCAAAAAACGGTTCCCAGCCAACCGGCCAGCCCGCGCGAGATTCCGCAAGCCTTGAAGGATCATCCTCGCTATCGCGTGCTTGGTTTGATCGGCGCCGGCGGCATGGGGGCGGTTTATAAAGCCGAGCATCGGAAGATGGAACGGCTGGTCGCGCTGAAGGTCATCAACCCGGCGTTCGTTTCCAGTCCAGCCGCTCTCGAGCGCTTCGAGCGCGAAGTGAAGACCGCGGCCAAGCTCTCGCATCCGAACATCGTCGCCGCCCACGATGCCGACGCGGCCGGTGATCTCCACTTTTTGGTGATGGAGTTCGTCGAAGGAATGAGCCTTGATCGGTTCGTTGCCTCCAAGGGGCCGTTGCCGCCGAATGTCGCGGCGAACTTGATTTGTCAGGCCGCCAACGGACTGCAGCACGCGCATGAAAAAGGAATGATCCATCGCGACATCAAGCCGCAGAACTTGATGCGGACGCGCGATGGCAGCTTGAAGATTCTCGACTTCGGCCTCGCGCGACTTGCCAGCCAGGCTTTGCAAAGTTCGCCAGGCGTGATCGAAGAACTACCGGAGCGCCCCGCCGATGCCACGCGCGCGGGTTCGCTCCTCGGCACGCCCGATTACATCGCGCCGGAGCAAGCCACCGACGCACACCTGGCCGACATTCGTGCCGATATCTATAGCCTTGGCTGCACGCTTTATTTTTTGCTCACGGCCGAACCGCCGTTCATCGGCGGCACGATGCTCGACAAGCTGCACGCCCACAAAACGTGCGAGCCCACGCCGATTCGGCTCCGCCGGCCTGAAATTCCCGAAGAACTGATCGCCGTGCTCGAGCGGATGATGGCCAAGGATCCCGCCGATCGTTTTGCTCGCCCTGCTGATTTGGCGAAGGCATTGAAACCGATCGCGAATGCCCGGCCTGCAGCGACTGCGCCGCAAAACAGTGAAGTCAAAGTTGCCGTCGCGCCGTCGCCGACCGTTGCTGACGCGACAACCGCTCCTGCCGCCGAAGAGTTTTCGCTCGACCTCGTTACAACTCCGTCACTGTCGCCCAGCAAGACATTGCCTGCACCGAAAAAGAAAACCGAAGACGTTTCTCCTTGGCTGTGGGTCGGCGCTGCCGGCACGGCAGTGTTGATGATCGCCACATGTGCCTGGCTTCTCCTTGGCAATAACGGCAAGCAGCCGATTGCCAAGCAAAACGAAGTACCGAAACAGGAAGAGCAACAGCAGACGAAGAACGAAACTACACCGCCGAAGGTGACGAAGAAAAACCAGAGCAGCACAAAACAGTCGCAGGGAAACAATCAGAAGAATGTCGTGCCGACGCCGACGAGTCCGAAAAGAGTGCTGATGCTCCTGCCGCAGAACGAACTCTACTATCCCGACTACATCAACACGCGCAACAACCTGCCGCGTTCCATCCAACTCGTGACAGCCGCTGAGAAGAAAGAACCCGTCGGCTTTCTACGATTTCCGGGCGATGCCACGCCCGATCCCATCACGCCTGATCTGGCCCTGTCCGATGGGGTGAAGGCCGCCGACTACGCCACGATCATCTTCGTCGGCGGCAAAGCTCCCGAGCTCTGCACCGGTTCGGCTGGCCGCCAGGTGCGTCGGCTGCTCACTGAATTTCAGCAACAGAAAAAACCGATCACCGCGATCTGCGCCGGCCAGCATGTGCCCGCGTTCCATGGTTACTTCGGCGCCGACCGCCGCGTGGCTGGCGGCCCGCACGTCAACGACCATCCCGACTTTGCCCGCACGCAAGCCACTCGCAAAGGCATGGGTGTCGAAGCCGAAGACAACATTCGCGACCGCAGTCGGCTGATCACCGCCGCCACAGCGTTCGACGGCAAAGACTTCGCCTGGAAAATCGCCGAAGCCATCAACGCGCCGTATCCGTAGCCCGTCTTCAGGAAGCCCGAGCCGTAAGGCGAAGGTTTGAGCGCGAAGACGCCAGGTCAACTAACGTGCGGCAGCACCAAAAAGCGGCGGGGCGTATGCGCCTCCAAACTCATCGCGCCAACACTGCTGCGAGTTCACCCAGCATCATGCAGGTGGCTCCCCAGATGGCGCGATTGGCGATTTGGAAGTGCGGCGCTGTGAAGGCCAGGCCGTGGCGGTCGATGTGAGTCGTGCCGCGGGCGGCGGGATCGAAAAGACTAGTGAGAGGGACTTCGACGACCTCGGCAACTTCGCCGGGGTTGGGTTGCCAGGTGGGGGGATCGAAGCACAGGGCGAGGTGCGGGCGAACGAGGACGTTGCTGACCCAGACATAGATCGGCGAGAGCTCGCCGACGACGCGCACTCGATGAGACACTTCGCGCGGAGCGAGTTCTTCGGCGTATTCGCGCAGCGCGGTTTGCTGACTTGATTCGCCGGCTTCGACCATACCGCCGGGAAGGCCGACTTGTCCCGCGTGCGATTTCATGTGCGTGGGTCGCAAGATCGCCGGCAAGTACCAGGAGTTGTTTTTCGGATAGAGAAGCAGCAGCACGGCGGCTTCGCGAAACTCGCGGGTCGTCGGACCGAAGTGCCGGCCGAAGGAAAGTTGCGGCGAGAAGGGCGTTTGACTCGCGCGGCCCGGCAAGCCGCGGGCGATCTGCTCGGCTAAGTGATCGGCGAGTTGCTCGGCCGACATCGCAAGTGCGGCGGGCATGACGAAGTTGCTGTTACTCATGGCCCCACCTTTGGCAGAGGGGGCACGGCGTACACTTCATAGGCCGGGTTCTGAGCGTGGACGGCGGGATAGACACGCGGAAAATTCAAGCCGCGTTTGGCTCGCGTCCGATCGAGCACGATGTACTTCACATTGTATTTATGCGCGATGGCGAGCAGCCGCGGCTCGATGTGCGCGGCCAAGTCATCTTCGAATGTGGCTCGCGGATAAACCTCATCCATGGCGGCTTTCCACTTTGCGAGGCCCGCGGCGTCTTGCGGCACGTCTTTCCAGTTCACTACTTCAGGCCGCTGGGCATACCACTTAAAGGTCTGCTGCCGCCGCGGCGTGAGGAAACGCGCATCGCTCGGCGTTTCGTACTTGATCCACAAACAAACATCCTGCCAGCGCTCAAATAACTCCGGCAGCAGCATTTCGGCGACCGCCTGTTCGTCTTTGGTCGCGGGAGTCTGCGTTGGTTTCGGCTGCAGGAACGCGGCTGGCACGCGAACTTCATTGCGCTGCTGCACCGTTAGCGCGACATCTGCACCGACAGCAACAATTGCCAGAAAAACCAAGACCCCAAAGACCGCCGGCCGTGACTGTTGGCGGCGAGAGATTTCTTGCGCGAGCGCGATGGCGACACTGGCCGCGAGCATGGTGTCGCTGAGGCGAAACCAATAGTAACGGAGCAACTTTGCGGCCAGCTCGCGCTGATAGAGGAGCGATTGATCGATGATCGCGCCACAGAGTCCCATCAGCACAGCGCCGAGCGTGAAGATGTGGAGCGCTCGGAGTCGCACATCGTGCCGTTGTTGCCAGGCGAGCACGGCCCAGGTGATGAGCAGCACCAAGTGGCGGGCCATGAAAAAATGATCGAAGCGGTGAAAGACCAAATGATGGCCGAGGCGTTCGAAGACGTAGGCGGTGGCTGCTTCGCGAGCGACATCCGATTCGACGCCGCGGTTGAGGAGCACGGCGGGGAGCAGGCCGGGCAATGAGAGAATAAATCCGCCGATCACAGCAGGAGCCATTCGCCACAGACTGGGCGTTTCGGCCTTCGGCTTCAAAAACAATTCGATCAGCCACACGCCGCCGAGGAGCAAGCAGCCCCAACCGCCGATCAGCACGTGAAAGGCCGCAGCCGTTCCCATCAGCAGCCAGGCGGGTGTCCACCGCCGGCGCACGAGGCATTCGAGCGATAGAAAAAAGAATACGTAGGAAAAGCTCTTCGCTTCGATGCCGCCGATGATCCATTCGCCGGCGAGATGAAACCAGCGCGTGAAGATCAACAGCAGGCCGCCGCTGAGAATCGAAAACAAGGGCTTTGGCACGAGGGCCACGCTCAGCCGTTGCCACGACCAGGCGAGGAGCAGCCAAGTCACGCCGCGGCCGATCCAAGCCGTCGCGGTGAGCGAGCAGAATTTCGTCACCCAGCCAAAGCACCAATAAAACGTCAGGTGAGCATCGGCAGATTCCAAAAAGAGATCGCCGCGGCACCAAGCCGGATCCCAATAGTGTTTGGCCTTCGGCAGGTAATGCGATTCGCCAACGCCCGGCGGCGGCGAACCGGCGATCAGAAAAAACAGCAGCAGAATGAAGAGTGTCTCGACGGCGGCCAGCTTCCAGCCGTAACTGCGCACCGCGCCGGAATCGATTACTTCCAGCAGCGGGGGAGAAGGGCGCGAGATCACAGGAATCAGGAGGGTTTTGGGAAACGAGGTGGGAATCGTCAACGACTGTGCGGCGGAATATTTCAAACTAATCCCTCGCCCGGAAAGTCGCCAGTCAGTAGGACGGGCTTCGCAGCACTTCGATCCTCCCATTTTCGCCGGGCGCTGGGAGTTCGCCTTACCGAATGCCCGCGGCGACCGACAGGGGCGGGGTTGCTGACTTGCGAGCAAAGAGTGCTCTCAGCCGCCAGCCGAGCGTAACAGCGGCGGCCGACATGGCGATGGCCGCAATCAGATTCATCCACCAACGCGACTGAGGTGGCGGCACCATTTCGCGATCCGGGAGTTCGGTTTCGACCGCCAATTTTCCGTCCTTCAGCGTAACCGCGTATTGCGTCGTCTTGCCTGATTTACTCTTCTCGACGATCGTGCTGGGAGGATTGATTTTCACGCTGAGGACTCCCTCGGCTTCGTCGGTCAGCCATTTCAGCGAAGGATCTTTCTTGACTCGGCTGGCAAATTCTTCGCGCTTCATCGCGAGGAGTTGAAAATCTGTGATCCGCCGTTCTGACCTCAATTGAAAGGATTCTGAATCCTTAATCTCGACGTATGTGTGCGGGTGAACTGGACCGCCGTGGAAAGTCAGGAACCGCAGGTGGAACACGTACTCCTTGTTCAATTCGTCAACGCCCGTGAATTTGACTGATGGCTGGGTGTAAGTGAAATTGTTCGGGAGGGGGAGATCTGCCCAGGCGATCGGTTGCGAGCAAACAGCCAGTAGGAGTGCGACCAGAAGCGTAAATCGAGAGCGCATAGCGGCTGCCTTCCTAAATGAACTCGCGCGAGGGTGCTATCGATCACTATACCCGTTTGCGACGGTGCGGTGCTGTTGACGTGCTGCCCTGTGACTTAGGGACAAAATGGCCAGCCGTTGTTGCAGTTCCGGCTTTTGTTGGCTGCCTCAGGTGGCAGGCAGAAGACCGGCTAAAGTTGGGACTCCAACATTTCCACTACTAATTCTGTCGCGCTCGTCATTTACCGCCGCTTCACTTACCGGGGGTTTCAGCGGTATACTGCGGAAACGGGCGCGGCGGCATCGATGAGTAGCAGTTTAATCGGGTACTCCCGGCATTTTTCGGGTACTCCCGGTATTTAACGGGTGGGACGAAAGGGAATCGCATGGCAGAAGTTGCCAAGGGGTCGGACAAGCCAATCGACGGAATCAAACTAGCAGAGCCAGCCCATGTGCGCCTGGGAGGCAAAGAATTCGACCTGCCGGTTGTCATCGGGACGGAAAATGAACGGGGCGTCGACGTTTCGAAGCTGCTCGCCTCGACCGGGCACATCACGCTCGACGACGGCTATGCGAACACTGGTTCGTGCACCTCGGCGGTCACGTTTTTGGACGGCGACCGCGGCATTCTGCGGTATCGCGGTTATGCCATCGAAGAACTCGCGCAGGGCTGCGACTTTTTGGAAGTTGCCCACCTGCTGATCTACGGCGAATTGCCCACGCAGGCGGAACTCGAAACGTTCCGAAATTCGATTCGCCGCCACACGATGATTCACGAGGAAATGCGGGCCTTTTACAACGGCTTTCCGCGCGACGCCCACCCGATGGCGATTCTGTCGTCGGTGGTCAGCGCCCTCTCAACCTTTTATCAAGACTCGCTCGATCCAATGGATCCACGGCAAGTCGAAGTTTCGATCCACCGCCTGCTCGCCAAGCTGCCAACGATCGCGGCTTATAGCTATAAGAAATCGGCCGGTCAGCCGTTCATCTATCCGCAAAACGATCTGACCTACTGCCAGAACTTTTTGCAAATGATGTTCGCCGTTCCTTGCGAACCGTATGAGTTCGATGCCGATGCGGTGGCCGCGCTGAATCTGCTCCTCATCGTCCACGCCGATCACGAGCAAAACTGCAGCACCTCGACGGTGCGGATGGTTGGTTCGTCGAATGCCAATCTCTTCGCGTCGATCTCGGCAGGCATCAGTGCGCTGTGGGGTCCGCTGCACGGCGGAGCCAACGAAGCCGTGGTGCAAATGCTCGAAAAGATCATTGCCGACGGCGGCGACGTCGGCAAATCGGTCGCCATGGCGAAGGATAAGAAGAGCAACTTCCGCCTGATGGGTTTTGGCCATCGCGTTTATAAGAACTTCGATCCCCGCTGCAAAATCATCAAGCAAGCCTGCGACAAACTGCTGGCCAAGCTCAAGGTCGACGACCCGCTGTTTCACGTTGCTCAGCAGCTCGAACAAGTGGCCCTTAGCGACGAATACTTCATCGAGCGCAAGCTGTACCCCAACGTCGACTTCTACAGCGGCGTGATCTATCGGGCCCTCGGCATTCCGATGCAGATGTTCACGGTGCTATTCGCCATGGGCCGGTTGCCCGGCTGGATTGCCCACTGGGTGGAAATGCACAAGAGCCCCACGAAGCGGATCTATCGCCCCCGGCAGATCTATACCGGTGCGCCCGAACGCGAGTTTAAGTCGATCGAGAAGCGGTAATCGGGCTTAACCCGTAAATGGCAGCGGGGTATGATGGCTGAGGCGATTTGAGCCGCCAGTCCCTCACCCCTGCCCTCTCCCCGGAGGACCGAGGAGAGGGAGTTCGGAATTTGATTTCCTAATCTCTTCATCTCTAACCTCTAGCCCCTTCCCCGCCATGCCCCTCGTTAAGTTCACCAAAGAGAAGAAAGAAATCGAAGTTCCCGTCGGGGCCAACCTGCGGAACGAAGCCATCAAGGCCGGCATCAACCTGAACCAAGGTTTGAACGGCATTGGCGCTTCGGTCAATCGGTTTATGAACTGCAAAGGGATGGGCATGTGCGGCACCTGCCGCGTGCTGATCACCGCCGGGATCGAAAACACCAACAAGCTGACGATGGCTGAGTGGTTGAAGTTCAAGACGGTTCTTCCCACGCCAGTGCCGGATCCGATCCCCGCCCTCGCTTACATCGGCCACGAAGAAGAAATGCGGCTCGCCTGCTGCACGGTGGTCCAAGGCGATATCACGGTTGAGAGCGGGCCCGAAGTGAATCTGTTCGGCGAGAACTTCTTCAGCTAGGTTCGTTTACGTTTCACGAGACGCGGGGTTAAACTCGCAGCTCGGCCCCTCACCCCAACCCTCTCCCCGGAGTACCGAGGCGAGGGAGTAATACAAACGGTGAGTTGAGTGAAGCAAGTCCTCGCTGTCGTCAAACCGCATCTGGCAGAGCCTGTGATCGAAGCGCTGCTGCGAGCGCCGGTCGAGGCTCTCACCGTTCGCGAAGTCCGCGGCTATGGCCGGCAAAAGGACTATCTGAACCAATACGGCGAGACAGAGTACGCGCTCGCCTTTCTCCCGAAGCTCGAAATCGAAGTTTGGGTCGACGACAGTCGGCTGCAAGAAGTGCTCGAGCTCATTCAGCAAACCGCCAGCACCGGCCGTTTAGGCGACGGCAAGATCATGGTGCTGCCAGTTAAGGCATTTCACCCGCTGGGCTAAAGCGACCTGCGGATAGCATCGATTGCTTCAGCAATCGACGTCGCGCCAGCGAAAAGAGGCACAGCTATATTCGTCAGTGCCGCAAGCGAACCCGGCTTTAATTTCCAGCCTGAAAAGTTCGCCGATGGCGAACGTCGCTCAAGCTGCGACGTTCAACAGGATGCCTCTTGTCGCTGCGCGACATGGATTGCGGGGCGCAATCCATGCTAACTAGTCGACCGGTCCGCGATCACGATAGACCGCTTCCTGCAACCACGTGCTCGCCGCGGTTTGCAATCGCTTGAGATCGGTGAGGAGTTCGGTCCCTTGACGTTCGACCTTCGCACGCTCGTCACCGATCTTGGCTTCGTCGCTGCGAACTCGCGAAGCCTTCTCGGCGAGCAAGTGCAGATTGCGGCGAAAGTCTTCGTGTCGCTGCAGCAGCTTCTGCTCGCATTCGACCATCTGCTGCACGTGCGATAGCAGCTCATTATCGGACTTCGCGATTTCCGTAAAATCGGAATGCAGCCCTTCGAAGAAAGGACTCAACTGCTCGGCTACATCGTCGGCCGTGTCTTGAACCGCATTGATCCAGGCGACTAACTCGCCAGACAACACTGGAGTGAGCAGTGCGGTCTCGAGTTTGTCGACGTGTGATTTCAGATCTACATCGGACTGATGCTTCAAATCTTGCGTCATGTTGCATCTCCCTTCCTGCGAAAAAGCAGCCTGGCAGACATGCAGCCAAGCTGGCTTGGTTGCGGCCAGAACACTCTCCACGCTGCGTGCGAGGTTAGCCTCACACGCGGAGAATGTTGCCGGACGCGAATCGCTGAGGAGGAGTTGCAACTCGTGGGCCATTCCGTGGCGAGTCAGGGAGTGACTCGCCTGCGGTTAGCGACGCAGCGTCTGAATCCCTTGCGAGGCGCTCTCAGCCGTCGGCGCAGGATAGAAGGGCTGTTGCTGGGCATTCGCTGGTCCCAGCTGCTGGGCCGCGGGCCGCGGTTGCTGCGCCGCGTTCACGTGATACGAGAAGAACGACGTGGGCTCGTGCATCTCGGCGTGCCACGGATAGTCGAACACGTTGCGATAGTTGTACGGCCGGCGATAGTAAGTGCCCGAGAACGCCGGATAGCGGTTCATGTGCCGATCGGCGCCGTAGCAACCGTATTTCGGGTTGTAGCAGCTTTGCGGCATCATCCAGTGCGGCTGCTTGTATTTCGAATTGCCGCCGCCGCAGGAATCGCAGCCGCCGCCATGAAAGCCAGCCTGCGCGACTTGCGAATCGATCGCGGGCTGCGCGGCCATCTGCGCGTTCATGTGCGTGGACATCGGATAGCCGTCACCGCCAGCGAGTGCGAGCACGGTCAACAACAAAGCATGCATGGATGAACTCCGCAGCGAGAGTCGAAAGCGGGATCCGGGACGGGACCCGTTGGTTGGCAATAAGCAATACTCAGCACTCATTGCATCGACCCGCGAAGACGGAGTTTCGATTTTCTTTGGCAGGACCTGCGAAAGCGGCAAGGGCTGCAAAGTTTCACAATCTGCCTGCTTTCAGCGGAGATCAGGCCTGTGATAGCACTTGAGGCGTGAACGTTTTCGCCCAAACGTTAAACCTTAAACCTCAAACTTTGAACAAATTGACTCGGCTTTTAACAGCCCGAGACACTCGCGCAGCAACGGTCCGCTAGGCCCATCGGCACAGCCGTTACAACCGGACGCGTTTCACAAGATTTCCCGGCGTTAAGGCTGATTTGCGTTCGGTAAAGTTTGCCATCCGACTAGCGTGGAAGTTAACAGCACTGCGCAACTTTGCAACACTTCGGCGACAGTTTGTCGCAGAGAAATGTGGTTTTGCCGAGCAGTCATGTTGCTGTGACTACACAGTTTGTCAGAAATATTTCCTTGAGTGCAGTGCTCTTCGCGCTGGATTGATGGTGCTCCGATGACGACTTCCGCCTTGATCAGCCTGACTCGTGATCAAAACCTGATTTTCGAATTGCAAGCGCAGCTCGAAGGGAAGTTTCAGGTTTTTCCATGCGACTCGCTCGCCACGCTGCCGTCGACGCTAACGGCTCATCCGGCCGCACCGGTCGTGGTCCACTTGGGCCAAGAGACGCTCGGCGAATATTCGGCAGGACGCTTTGTCGCCGAACTCGACGAAGCCGTCGAGAACTCGCCCGTCTATGGCTTGCTCGCCAAGGACTGCCCGCCGCGCTTACAAAAGCTGGCCGAGAAGTCGATCGATCATTGCGTGGCCATGCCTATCGATTACGAACAGCTCCGCAAACTGCTGGCCAATCGGCAAGACATCGAAGGCGAGCTGCAAGGCTTTTGGAGCCAGATGCCGCACAAGGAACTGCACGGCCGCAGCCGGTCGCTGATCACGTTCACGCCCGAAATGTTCGACACGATGGAAGAGATCAAGGTCGCTGCCCGGCACAACGTGACCGTGCTGCTGATCGGCGAAACCGGTAGCGGCAAGACGTTTCTCGCCAAGCTCATCCACGAACTGAGCGAACGTCGCGAAGATCGCTTCTGCAACGTCGCCTGCGGTGCGTTGCCGCCTGATCTGATCGAAAGCGAACTCTTCGGTTATGTGAAAGGCGCGTTCACCGGCGCCGATCGCGACCGCGAAGGAAAATTCGCCGCCGCCGGCCGCGGCACGCTGTTGCTCGACGAAATTGACGTGCTGCCGATGGAACAGCAAGCCAAGCTGCTCCGCGTGATCGAGACCGGCGAATACGAACCGGTCGGCAGCAACGAAACGCAATACAGCCAGGCTCGCCTCATCGTCGCTTCGAATTACAACCTCGAAGAGCTCGTTCGCAGCGGCAACTTCCGCACGGACTTGTACTATCGCTTGAACATTCTCAACTTCCACTTGCTGCCGCTCCGTCAGCGTCCGTGGGATATCGAGTATCTCATTCGTAAGTTCGCCGTCGATCACAGCCGAACGCACTCGATCCCGCTCCGCTCGATCGATCAAAGCTTTTTCGAAGCCCTCCGCGCTTACAACTGGCCGGGCAATGTCCGCGAAATGGAAAACGTCGTTCGCCGCGCGGTGCTGTATTGCCAACGGGGCGTGCTGACCGTCAACGACCTGCCGACCTCCATTCGCCAGGCCGTGCAAGGTCAGATGCTGCCGCAATATCAGTCGATCAGCCACGAACTGCCGCCGATCGTCGTGCCGGAAGAACGCTATCCGCTGACGAACATCTCGGGCCCGATTCCGGTCGGCATGGGCGTTCGTCCGCGCACGCCAAACGCGCCGCCGCAAATGCATCGGCCTTCGTCGTCGCCAATGCCGCTGCCGCAACAGCCTCACAACATGCCGACCTATGCCGGTTCTTATGCGTCCTCTCAGTCAGCGCACGAACCGCAATCCATGGGCCCCATGATGAGCCCCATGAGCCAAGCTCGCGTCGCTACTTCTGGCAGCGCGTCGCTCGAAGCCCGCGTCGATGTGCTTGAACAACGCATCATCGAAGACGCCCTGCAGCGGAACAACTTCCGCCGCAAGGAAACCGCCGCTGAACTCGGCATCAGCCGCGTAACCCTCTACAACAAGATGAAGAAATTCGGTTTGCTGTAGGCCGTTTCACGCCATCGCGGCGGCGGTTCCCCAGCTTGTGTGCTACTCCGCCATATATTTCCGGCAGCCGGGAATAATTCCCCTGCCGCCGCCGAATTGGTGGTATGGCCACCTCTTCGGCAACCGTGCGTTTCTCTTGGCTGCAATTCTCATTGCGCACGCTGGCTATTGCCCTCACGCTGACGACCGTCGCCTTCGGCTATTGCTGGCAACTGCCGATTGTGGTGACGGCGGTTCCCATTGAATTTGTGCCGGGCAAGAAGCCCCGAGTCATGTGTTTGACGGGCGTAGATCCAAAGATCATCGCCGCCCAGAATCTGCAACCGGCATCTGCCCGCTGTATTGCTCGGCGGAGCGGTTGGTCAGAACATCAGCTGCACGGCCAAGCCGAAATCTACGATCGCACGGGGCCAAAGATCATCGAGGCCCAATACGTGCGTGGGCAACTGGAGGGCCCGTATCGTTCGTGGTTTGTGAACGGTCAACCGCGCGAGATCGGCGAATACCTCGCTGGCAAACAGCACGGCAAATGGCAGCACTTCGATCTCGAGTCGGGCAAGTTAGGGGCGACCTGCTACTACGAGCGCGGTGCGCCAGTCGGCACTTGGACTGACGGCAGCGCCGTGAAAACGACTTATCGCAACGGTTTGCGATGGCAAGAGGAACTGCGACATAGCGCCCACCTGAGGCGGGTTACCGAATACGACGATCAGGAGAAAATCGCCAAAATCACGATTTGGGGTGAAAGCCCGACCGAGCCGATCGGTTTGGATCTATTTCGAGCGGGCCAGCGCCACGGACCCTGGTATCGCAAGGATGCTAATGAGCATCTGCGCGGCCAATGGGTCGATGGGCGAGCCGAGGGAGAGTGGATTCTCGATCGCGGTTACAACAACTTCCACACGCTCAAATTTCGCCACGGAGAATTGCTCGCGCTCGACGGCGAGCCAGTCAACGATCATTTGACGCGGCAGCTCGCCAATCAAGCAGCGCTCGAATCGCGCGCAGGAAAACAATGCAGCGAGCTACTTGAGAAATTGCAGCATGTTATAGGAATCGATCATGCCCCACTGACTCGAGAAGAGATTTTCGGAATCGCTAACGACGGCGCCGACCTGCCGCCGTTGCAAGTCGACCCGCGGTTGATCATTGATCCAGAAGAGCTGAAGCAACTCTGGCAGCGTCATGTTTCACTCCGCTGCGCGCATGGACCGGTATCGGCGGAACTCGTGCTCGCCTTGCAAGGGACCGGCTTGGTTTTGGACTACCGCTTGGAGTGTCTCTGGCTGACGACTCCCGAACTGGCCCGCGCGTGGAAAGATGAAACGGGTGTGCTCGACTGGTACTACTCGCTCTCCGAGAAAAAACAGCAGGAGTACCTCATCGTCCGTTCGTCGTTTACCGACTTCGCTGAATTCATTCGCTACTGGAATTTTGGCGATCCACCGCACCTTGTCGCGCCTAAGAAACTCCCGCCG contains:
- a CDS encoding sigma 54-interacting transcriptional regulator; translated protein: MTTSALISLTRDQNLIFELQAQLEGKFQVFPCDSLATLPSTLTAHPAAPVVVHLGQETLGEYSAGRFVAELDEAVENSPVYGLLAKDCPPRLQKLAEKSIDHCVAMPIDYEQLRKLLANRQDIEGELQGFWSQMPHKELHGRSRSLITFTPEMFDTMEEIKVAARHNVTVLLIGETGSGKTFLAKLIHELSERREDRFCNVACGALPPDLIESELFGYVKGAFTGADRDREGKFAAAGRGTLLLDEIDVLPMEQQAKLLRVIETGEYEPVGSNETQYSQARLIVASNYNLEELVRSGNFRTDLYYRLNILNFHLLPLRQRPWDIEYLIRKFAVDHSRTHSIPLRSIDQSFFEALRAYNWPGNVREMENVVRRAVLYCQRGVLTVNDLPTSIRQAVQGQMLPQYQSISHELPPIVVPEERYPLTNISGPIPVGMGVRPRTPNAPPQMHRPSSSPMPLPQQPHNMPTYAGSYASSQSAHEPQSMGPMMSPMSQARVATSGSASLEARVDVLEQRIIEDALQRNNFRRKETAAELGISRVTLYNKMKKFGLL
- a CDS encoding toxin-antitoxin system YwqK family antitoxin, whose product is MATSSATVRFSWLQFSLRTLAIALTLTTVAFGYCWQLPIVVTAVPIEFVPGKKPRVMCLTGVDPKIIAAQNLQPASARCIARRSGWSEHQLHGQAEIYDRTGPKIIEAQYVRGQLEGPYRSWFVNGQPREIGEYLAGKQHGKWQHFDLESGKLGATCYYERGAPVGTWTDGSAVKTTYRNGLRWQEELRHSAHLRRVTEYDDQEKIAKITIWGESPTEPIGLDLFRAGQRHGPWYRKDANEHLRGQWVDGRAEGEWILDRGYNNFHTLKFRHGELLALDGEPVNDHLTRQLANQAALESRAGKQCSELLEKLQHVIGIDHAPLTREEIFGIANDGADLPPLQVDPRLIIDPEELKQLWQRHVSLRCAHGPVSAELVLALQGTGLVLDYRLECLWLTTPELARAWKDETGVLDWYYSLSEKKQQEYLIVRSSFTDFAEFIRYWNFGDPPHLVAPKKLPPSLLQLDDNRNWYHLWFHQCLAVGCEIHRLQLRRSGDQLLLVPITEPPQTVRDSKP